Genomic window (Caldinitratiruptor microaerophilus):
CCTCCTCCCGCTCCAGCTGGGCGATCAGGGCCCTGGCCTCCGGGTCGTCGGTCTGCGCCAGCGCCCGGGCGACGATCCCGCCCGCCGCCGGCTCCTCGCCGGCGGCGGCGATGGCGGCGTACACGGCCGCGTGGAGAGGCGAGCTCCACTCGTGCGCCCGGAGGTCGCCCGCCTGCCCCAGCAGGTCCGGGCGGTGCAGGAGCACCCGGAGCGCTTCCCGCTCGATCCGGACCAGTGGCTCCTCCAGGACTTTAATATTATTCCAGTTTCTTCTTTGTTTATCCCTTTCGCCCGGCTGGCGGCGGACGTGCCGCTGAAGGGCCTGGCGCAACGCTTCCTCCGTCATGATATTGACTTCCTGCCAGTCCGCCATCCAGTGCGCCGCTTGCCGGATGTACTGGTCCTGCAGGACCGGGTCGGCGACCGAGGCGAGGATCGGGATCACGTCGCGGATGACGGCTGCCCGCACCTCCGCCGGGTTCCCCGCCCCCCGGTGCCGCTCGAGCGCCGACCGGATCTTGAACTCGATCAGCGGCAGCGCCTCCTCCAGGGCCTGGCGCACCGCCTCGGGGCCCGCCGACCGCACCAGTTCGTCCGGGTCCTTGCCCTGCGGGAGCCGCAGGACCCGCACCTCCAGACCGGCCTGGACCAGCAGGTCGAGCCCCCGGAGCGTGGCGGCCTGCCCGGCGAGGTCGGCGTCGTAGGCGATGATCGCCCGCCCGCACTGGCGGCGCAGGAGCTCGGCCTGCTCCCGCGTGAGCGAGGTGCCGAGCGAGGCGACCGCCGCCGGGAAGCCCGCCTGGTGAAGGGCGATCGTGTCCATGTACCCCTCGACCACGATGGCCAGGTCGCCGGCACGCATCGCCTCCCGGGCCAGGTGCAGCCCGTACAGGTGCGACCGCTTGCTGAAGAGCGGCCCCTCGGGCGAGTTGTAGTACTTGGGCACCTGATCGGGCTCCAGCGCCCGGCCGCCGAAGGCGACCACCCGGCCGCGCACGTCGGCGATCGGAAACATCACCCGGTGGCGGAAACGGTCATAGTATCCGCCGCCGTCCTTCGGCTGCACGAGTCCGGCGCGGGCGAGCACCTCCGGGGAGAACCGGTGGCCCGCCGCGCGCAGAAGGGCGTCCCACCGGTCGGGCGCGTAGCCGAGCCGGAACCGGCGGATCGTGGTCTCGTCCAGCCCTCGGCCGTGCAGGTACTCGAGGGCACGGCGGCCGGCGGGCGAGTGCAGGAGCTGGTGCTCGAAGAAGCGGGCGGCGAACTCCAGCGCGTCCAGAAGCTCCTGGCGCTCCCGTGCCCGGCGCTCCTCCTCCGGCGAACGCTCGGCCCGCGGCGGGCTGAGCCCCGCGCGGGCGGCCAGCTGCACCACCGCCTCGTAGAACGTGAGGTGCTCCCGCTCCATGACGAAGCGGAACACGTCCCCCGCCGCCTTGCAGCCGAAGCAGTAGTACATCTGGCGTTCGGGGTTCACGCTGAAGGAGGGCGTCTTCTCGCTGTGGAACGGGCAGAGGCCCCAGTAGCGGTTTCCACGGCGCGTCAGATGAACGTATTCCCCGATCAGCGCAACGATATCAGTACGTTCACGGACCTCCTGCACGAACGCCTCGTCGAACCGCGGCACGCATCACCACCACGGCCCACCCGGGCCTGTCCCCGCGAACGCTTCAGGCTTTCGCTACGCCCGGTGGCTTTTCCTGCTGGCAAGTTCTCGTCGTAACGAATCGTCCGCACCGCCACGTCTCGAGCGTCCGGACAGGCACGGGCTAGTACCTTTCGACAGCCCTCACCGTTTTCCTTCAGAAATTCCTCCCGAAAGGCGCCGGGATCGCCGCGCCCCCTGCGGCGATCCCGGCGCCCATGCGACAGGCTCAGCGCCTGCCGTGCCGGATCGCCGCCTGGGCGGCGGCCAACCGGGCGATGGGCACACGCAGCGGCGAGGCGGAGACGTACGTCAGGCCGGCGCGGTGGCAGAAGTCGACGGAGGAGGGCTCGCCACCGTGCTCGCCGCAGATCCCGAGCTTGATGTC
Coding sequences:
- the dnaG gene encoding DNA primase is translated as MPRFDEAFVQEVRERTDIVALIGEYVHLTRRGNRYWGLCPFHSEKTPSFSVNPERQMYYCFGCKAAGDVFRFVMEREHLTFYEAVVQLAARAGLSPPRAERSPEEERRARERQELLDALEFAARFFEHQLLHSPAGRRALEYLHGRGLDETTIRRFRLGYAPDRWDALLRAAGHRFSPEVLARAGLVQPKDGGGYYDRFRHRVMFPIADVRGRVVAFGGRALEPDQVPKYYNSPEGPLFSKRSHLYGLHLAREAMRAGDLAIVVEGYMDTIALHQAGFPAAVASLGTSLTREQAELLRRQCGRAIIAYDADLAGQAATLRGLDLLVQAGLEVRVLRLPQGKDPDELVRSAGPEAVRQALEEALPLIEFKIRSALERHRGAGNPAEVRAAVIRDVIPILASVADPVLQDQYIRQAAHWMADWQEVNIMTEEALRQALQRHVRRQPGERDKQRRNWNNIKVLEEPLVRIEREALRVLLHRPDLLGQAGDLRAHEWSSPLHAAVYAAIAAAGEEPAAGGIVARALAQTDDPEARALIAQLEREEAMVGQPARVLEGVLESIRELRDQRRRQELERIVREREAAGQTVEPAILLELTELRRRIRRPQIRERGEMRHGRLQGGETGRP